In Vicia villosa cultivar HV-30 ecotype Madison, WI linkage group LG7, Vvil1.0, whole genome shotgun sequence, the DNA window ttcacgggtacttgACACTTTTctttacattcaattattattttttcacgggtaccagacatttttctatacattcagttattattttttcacgggtaccagacatttttctatacattcagttattattttttcacgggtacgagatatttttctatacattcaattattattttttaacgggtgcccgacatttttctatacattcagttattattttttcacgggtaccggatatttttctatacattcaattattacttTTTAACGGGTAcgagacatttttctaaacattcaattattattttttttcactggtaccagacattttcctatacattcaattattattttttcacgggtagaGACagttttctaaacattcaattattattttttactggTACCAAAAAATTTTAtatgcattcaattattatttttttcacaacatttttttataaattcaattattatttttttacgggaaCCAGACATTTTtcaatacattcaattattattttttcactggTATCATAcgtttttctatacattcaattattactttttcacaggtaccagacatttttctattaaaaaatatagatctgaaacaaatgcgcgtcccataccagaacccgtgcggacgcacgggtttgttactagttcggTCTATGAAAATGTTTGTAAAATGGAATCCAAAATTCAAAACCGCGCGTGTCAAAACAAGTCCACAAAATTGCGTCACAATCACGAGTGGCAGAAAAAGAAACAAAGCACGAGCCAGCCAATCACAGCCTTTCACTTTtcctaaattaataaaattaataaatcaaaaatAGTTTtccttttttaacaaaaataaaaataaattaaaaatagttaaccCCCACCGTCCACTAAAACCAAAAAACCGCTATTTCTTGATTTCTCCTTCTCATTCACATCCATAACATCTCTCTcttattctctctcttctttctctctctacgaTTCCGAAACCAGATTCTCCGATGGCCACCGCACCAACACCGCGCGAGGAGTTCGTCTACATGGCGAAACTCGCCGAACAAGCCGAGCGTTACGAGGAGATGGTGGAGTTCATGGAAAAAGTAACCGCCGCCGTCGAAAGCGAGGAACTCACCGTCGAGGAACGAAACCTCCTCTCCGTCGCTTACAAAAACGTGATCGGAGCACGACGCGCTTCGTGGAGGATCATCTCCTCCATCGAGCAGAAGGAAGAAAGCAGAGGCAACGATGATCACGTGGCGGTCATCCGTGATTACAGATCTAAGATCGAGACTGAACTTTCGAATATCTGTAACGGTATCCTCAAACTTCTCGATTCGCGTCTCATTCCTTCTGCTGCGCTAGGTGATTCGAAGGTTTTCTACCTTAAGATGAAAGGTGATTATCATAGGTATCTTGCTGAGTTTAAGAGCGGCGCTGAGCGTAAAGATGCCGCTGAAAGCACTCTCACTGCTTATAAATCTGCTCAGGTCTCTCTTTATCTTTCCGATCTAACATCATTTTTGCGGATCTATATCTATAGCTATTTTCTTcgtttatgaatattttttgattattttattttattttttagcatAATATTGATGATTGtattacttgaatatttatttatttgtttatctgGCTATGATTATTTCTTTGTAAATTTGTGTTGTGAATAACGTATTCAGATCTATGTGATTGAGGTTAGAAAAATGTTTCGGagatttttattttgtatgatTTGAGTTATAGCATATCTTCGTGAAAATGGAAAAGGTTTTTTCCTAATTTATTTTTCAGATGAATAAAAATTTCTGAATtgaatttttcttccatttttgatgatttttgagtgTATTATGATTGGTTTGTTTTTAAGAAAACGCTTCTTGCATGTACCTTGTTTGGATGATTTTTCTCTAGTAGATTAGAATGATGGGATTTTTTTAAATGAGTTGAAAATATGATAATATCTATTGGTAGCTTAAAATGCagatttgaaatgattaattTGTTATGCGTACTTGTTAAGATCATTTGCTCTTTGCAGATCTTGAGTTTTTATTTGTTTGAAGTGTTTATAGTTTTTGTGTATGTTCGATTTAGCTTTTGGAGGAgcaaaaaataattttagaggTGTATAGTTGATTTTGgaatgattttgaggtgtttgattcttctaaagtagaattgattctacctcTATAATTGGTTCTACTTGAAAATAAAGTTTGTAGCTTTTGAGTTAAGGTGATTTGTCCAATGCGATGTATCTCTGGCTTTTTGGAATTGAAGATTTCCTTggtttcttttttgtttgtttctgatGTCTTAATTTGATTCTGCCTGTAGGACATTGCAAACACTGAGTTGCCTCCAACTCATCCCATCAGGCTTGGTCTTGCTCTGAACTTCTCTGTGTTTTACTATGAGATTCTCAACTCTCCCGACAGGGCTTGCGGCCTTGCAAAACAGGTTAGTATTCTCGAGAAAATGAATATTGGTAGAGGATTGTGTGTTTCTTCAATAAATTACCCTTTGAGTCAAATTATTTGGTTGATCTTGTGTGAAAAACAAGATGTTGGCTGGATTCAGTGACTTATTCTATTATGTAGTATGTGAGTTGGATCATTGTTAATTTCATTCAAGTTCAAATAATATTGTAATTTCATGAGTGTTGAAATCAACTTGTTAAAGTTTGGTTACTATATACATATGAATCTTTTTGTTTGTTCTTCAATGTTATTGCTGTATATCCTAATGTTCTCTATAATGAATGGCGTGTACTAATGAACATTCTTGTTCATTTCTATATTTATTAGGCTTTTGATGAAGCTATTGCTGAGTTGGATACATTGGGAGAGGAGTCATACAAGGATAGCACTTTGATTATGCAACTTCTCCGTGATAACCTCACCCTTTGGACCTCTGATATGcaggtatgtttttttttttttatattgtcggTGTCAATTTGTATTTATTATCTTGTCATCTCTTATTCAATTTattgaatttggtgttgtattatgtttgtgtttcagGATGACGGTGCTGATGAAATCAAAGAAGCTGCACCTAAAAGCAACGATGAACCACAGTAAAATGTGTGATACTGCTAATTAGTTATTAAACTTCTCTTCTATCATGTTTTTAAAGGGAGAAGGTGCTGATTGATAATGTTGAAGCTACTGAGATTTTAGGCGTTCATGGTCTATTTTATGATATATGGATGCACTGGGCTTTTTTAGTTTGTCCTTCCATTTGTGTACGTGTTTCTGAATTGCCTGTTTTCTAAATGTCACTCAAAtttctatcatatgcaattggtTTAATAATGTGTTTATTGCAAAGCTTGAAATCTCTATCAAGCTTCATGATAATGTGTTTTTGTGAAGACTGCACTCTTCACTCTGTTTAGAAGGGTGTGTTTTTTTGAGCTGTCTAAGACTGCACTCTTCACTCAGTTTTGAGTGCTGTCTAGACCAATGATTTCTAATTTTTAAACCTTGTTTTGTATGTTGATTTTAGTTGTTGCATTTGAAATAGTAAATGAATGGATCTATAGAGAAATTGGAGTTAATCAAGTCTTCTTTTTTGAAGAGGGATTAAAGTTTTTACAGACTTATGCGAACTcctatttttctttgattatttggCCTGTCATGCCAAGTCAATCGATTTTGTTATGATTATTGGAGgtttacaaaatatttgttaactTTATCCACAAGAACAACCCTAAAAATCTCAAGCATAGAAAATTATCATTAGCCAAATAGTAAAACACAAGAATCATGAACTTTCTGTTATATTAGGAAGCATTGTAAATGCGAGCATGTCTGACGGTGAGGATCCTAGAAGATGAATTACTTTTGGAAAGACTATTGGGTCTTGGATATCTagattttattctgaacacttcacaacaaatttcatacAAGACTAGCATCATAATCCaagttcacaacaaatttcatacTAGACTAGAATCATAATCCAAAAAAAGACCATAATCAGTGGAAATTCTTTTATGAACTTAAATAAAGTTGTATAATGATTGATTTTTTTCTATTGAGATCAGAATTAGGTGATTAGCTAGTCCATAAAATTAGTTTTGAATTTATCACTTGATTGTGTTGCTACAAGTATTTTTGGTTACACCATATTGTGTAAATGTTGTGTTATGTGAATTACAATAAATAAAAGTATAGCAATGAAAAAACTTtataaatgttgtattgatatttttttaaaaataagcaAATTTTAAAACATGAGAATAATACAAAAGATACTTCAAATGAAACAaatgaaataataattaaaaatgttcAATTTTAAATTAGAAGTATTTCTTAAaacttttaatttatatttttgttacaaatgaaatatataaataaaagatagCTCAAATAAGATTCAAACAACCAAAGATTTGGCCTCAGTGGTAAACGAGCTCGTACTAAAGAACAAATGTTTGGAGTTGTTTGTTTTGGGTGTGAGAACCCTGACGACCTTGCTTTGCTTTGAACTCTATAGTTTCAACCCGAGTTTCATTGTTACTAACCCCAATTGAGAAGAGTTATTGCACTAAGTCCATATCAATAGGAATTGTCCCTGGCCAAAGGTAAGGTTCCCGTCCCTGCCCCCAGAGCTGGCCTGGTTCGGGATGGATGCCTCACCTATGCTCTTGGAGTGGATAGTACCTAAAGGAGGGTGCACCAACTACATTAAAAAGAATACTCCTAAACGCGAAGTTTGTCTTAAAAGATTGACCCACGCCATCCTGCAAGGAACTCTTAATATTTCTTTGTGGTTGCAACATTTAACAATTAGTATATCAATTATAGAAATTGTGCAACTACTTTAAAAAGTATCTAAATAATAAAAGGATTTATGAGGATTCAATGTTCTCCCTTTTATTCTATATTCTTTGGTTGACTGGAGCATCAATGTAGAGGTCCTTATCTTGACCTGCCCATTAGGCGCTGGTCTCCCGTGGATGCCTCCGGGTCTTCATAACAAACTGGCATTATGAGGTGGTTGGAACCCTCGAGGTTGTTGCTTGTTGATGACTAGGAGTAGTGTGAAGCCAGATGAATGCCTCTTTGAATAACCCGACGTGATACCTTCTTACCAAGAGGGTGATAACATCCTAACTTCTCTTTACTCTGAAGCAAATATTTACCACGATCCTTCAAAATGTGACTCGCCTTGCTTACAAAGGACGTTAGAGTTCTCTCTTTGGCGCGCGGTCAAACTCTACCTATGTCGAGGGTATAGTCGGACAAATATGaaatttcttaaataaaaatattttccatGGCCTCCCCTTGGTCCTTACAGACCTAGCCTGATTTCTTTCTTTCCACTGATCATTTTCTTATGAGTCGGCAAAGTTGGACGAGAATTTAAATGAAGACGACGACCTGAGATGTCGTCGACGATACCTTGTATCAACGTTACAGGCCCGAGGTGCTTCTTTTCCCCTCGTAGTTCTACCTACGGGGCGTGACCATCACTGCTTTGTTAAAGTAAGCTAAATAATTATCAAAGATCTCTAGTGGCAAGTCTATATCTGTGATTTGTGGAACTGCATCGTCCTTCAAACATCTTTGTGGATATGGATGACCATTTGTATGGCAGTATCAACGTGCTAGGAGGTGTTTTAGCCGATGGATCGCTGCTGAGTACACAAACATTATGGATGTCCATGATGGTGTATTGTACAATTCGCAATGTTAACAGCTTCAATCGCTGGTAATTTTATACTTGGAGTTCATCTTACTTTGTCGCAATCTAGTAATTCTATTGCGACAAGATCTTCATTCATCGCTCAGAGGTCTATTAACTCTTCGAGAAGGTGTGTTCGTCATAGATCTAGGCCAGAAGCTGTTATAAAAAAGATCATTTCGACGAGAGATAATTGAAGTGAAGCACGATTATGAGGTTGATCAGGAACCTTTGATAAGATATTGAAAGTAATTACCTATATTCTCTGACACTTATGATACAAATCTGAACCTAGATATATAAGATTATTCGTTTGTTTCACTTCGTGGAGTTTTCGTAGGAATTAGAGATCCAGACATTTGAGGAATCAAAGTTGAAACAATGCTTGATCAGACTAAACACGACGAATTCTCATGTTTGTTTTTGAATGCTCTTTTTTTGGTGACCTGAGAAGGTTACGAAGTGGCAAACCGAAGAGCGGATGTGAAATCATGGAAAACGCGGGAATCAGAAGTCGATTCTCACAGATGGCGATATTATTCTGTTCTGGAACCAAAATTGGATGCAATCGATGAATTGAGCATCCTGAACCGGTAGTGCTTATCTCTAATACGGAGACACGGGATGGACCTACAAGGTTAACACTTCAACACCCAAGTCAGTTCAA includes these proteins:
- the LOC131620642 gene encoding 14-3-3-like protein A, whose product is MATAPTPREEFVYMAKLAEQAERYEEMVEFMEKVTAAVESEELTVEERNLLSVAYKNVIGARRASWRIISSIEQKEESRGNDDHVAVIRDYRSKIETELSNICNGILKLLDSRLIPSAALGDSKVFYLKMKGDYHRYLAEFKSGAERKDAAESTLTAYKSAQDIANTELPPTHPIRLGLALNFSVFYYEILNSPDRACGLAKQAFDEAIAELDTLGEESYKDSTLIMQLLRDNLTLWTSDMQDDGADEIKEAAPKSNDEPQ